The Halobacteriovorax sp. HLS DNA segment AGTTCGAAATCCCTGCAAAAGTTCAAGCGATTAGTTATGATCCAAACAGAACTTGTAACATTGCACTTCTAGCTTACGCGGATGGTGAGAAAGCTTATATTCTTGCTCCAGTAGGATTGAATGTTGGTGATACAGTTGTATCTTCTGCTGAAGCAGATATCACTGTTGGAAACTCTAAGCAGCTTAAGGACATCCCTGTTGGTACGTTAGTTCACAATGTTGAGCTACACCCAGGTGCTGGTGGACAATTTGCAAGATCTGCAGGTGCTTATGTTCAAGTTATGGCGAAAGAGGGAGACTCTGCTCTTTTAAGAATGCCTTCTGGTGAGCTTAGAAAAGTTAAAGCTGTATGTAGAGCTACTATTGGTCAGGTTGGAAATCTTGATCATGAAAAGAGAAACATTGGTAAAGCTGGACGTAAGAGAAAGCTTGGATTTAGACCTACAGTTCGTGGTGTTGTTATGAACCCAGTTGATCACCCACATGGTGGTGGTGAAGGTAGAACTTCAGGTGGTAGACATCCTGTTACTCCTTGGGGTAAACCAACTAAAGGTTTCAAGACAAGAAAGAACAGAAGAACAGATCAATTTATTGTTAAAAGAAGAAAATAGGTAGGATGACATATGGCCCGTTCACTAAAAAAAGGACCTTTTGTTGATTATCACCTTCTTGAGAAAGCTCTCAAGATTATGGATGAGGATAACAAAAGCTCTAAAGTAATTAAAACTTGGTCAAGAAGATCAACAATTGTTCCAGAGTTTATCGGACTAACTTTTGCTGTACATAACGGTAAGAAGTTTATTCCAGTATACGTTACTGACAATATGATTGGACACAAGTTAGGGGAATTTGCATTAACAAGATCATACTTTGGTCACGGTGCAGATAAAAAGAAAAGAAAATAATTGAACTTATAGTAGGAGAGGCTTTATGGCCATTACAGTTAAGAATCGCAAAGTAGGAATTGCTCCTAGAAAAGTAAGACAAGTGTGCGACTTAGTTAGAAATAAGAAAGCATCAGAAGCAATTAAAATCCTTCGTTTTTGCGAAAAGAAAGAAATTGCGCTTATGCTTACAAAACTAATCAATAGTGGTTTAGCTATTGCAGCTGATTCTGATAAGTATGACATTGATAACTTGGTTTTGACTCAAATCTTTACAGATGAAGGTCCAACTCTTAAAAGAATTCAACCACGAGCTCAGGGGCGTGCGTTTAGAGTTAGAAAGAGATCAAGTCACGTTACTTTAGAATTAAAAGAAGCATAGGAAGGATATTATGGGACAAAAAGTACATCCATATGGTTTTAGACTTGGTTACATTAAAGGTTGGCAATCTAACTGGTATGCAAAAGACAATTATGCACAACAGTTAAAAGAAGATCTTGCAATCAGAGCATACGTAGAAAAAAGCATGAAGAATGCAGCCGTAGCTAAAACTGATATTTCAAGAACGTCAGACCAGGTAAAAGTTACTGTTTATACAGCTAAGCCAGGTGTTGCAATTGGAAAAAAAGGTGCAGGGATTGAGAAAATAAGAGGAGACCTTAAGAAATTAACTAAGGGAACTTTAATTTTCAACATCGCTGAAGTAAAAAGACCAGACGCAGACTCTAAGTTAATTGCAGAAAATATTGCTGCACAATTAGAGAAACGTGTTGCTTTTAGAAGAGCTATGAAGAAGGTTATGCAATCTGCATTCAGAGCTGGAGTTAAAGGTATCAGAGTTAGAACTGCTGGTCGTCTTGGTGGAGCTGAAATGGCAAGATCTGAAGGGTATTCTGAAAGAAAAGTACCACTTCATACACTAAGAGCAGATATCGATTACGCAACAGCGGAAGCTCATACGACTTACGGTGTTATCGGTGTTAAAGTTTGGGTATATAAAGGTGAAGTTTATATCTAATCAAATTTTGATTAGATAAATGCTTTTGAATAATGGGAGTACCTCTGGCCTGTAATAATTATCAGGGTATGTGCTAAGTGTTTAAAAACACAATATTTTTGAGGTCAATATGCTAAGTCCTAAAAGAGTAAAGTGGCGTAAGCAACATAAGGGTAGAATGAAGGGAGCAGCCAACCGTGGAAATAGTATCACGTTTGGGGAATTCGCTATACAAGCAACAACATGTGGGTATATAACAAACCGACAAATTGAAGCAGCCCGTATCGCCATGACTAGAAAGATTAAAAGAGGTGGTAATGTTTGGATTAAGATTTTTCCAGATAAGTCTCTTACAAGAAAGCCTGCGGAAGTTAGAATGGGGAAAGGTAAAGGTTCTCCAGATAAGTGGGTAGCTGTAATTAAGCCTGGTCGCGTTTTATTTGAAATTTCGCACGAGGATGTGGAGCTAAGTAAAAGTGCACTGAAGCTAGCAATGTATAAGCTTCCAGTTAAAACTAGAATTATTAAAAGAGAAGTTTAATTCTATAGAGAATTAGAGAGGCGATTATGCAAAAGTTAAATTATAGCGAATTAAGTGGAATGGACAATAAGCAAATTGACGCCAAAGTTAAAGAAATCAGAACTGATCTATTTAACATGAGAATGCAAAAAGCTGCAGCAGGACTTGAAAAACCTCATGCAGTAAGAATTGCTAAGGGAAATATTGCTCGTTTGTTAACAGTAAAAAATTCTAAAGGTAAGTAGAAATGAGTGTTGATCAAAAGAAATTTAAGAGAAAGTTGGAAGGTGTAGTAATTTCTGATAAGAACGAGAAGACTATTACTGTAAATGTAGTACGTCGTTTTAAGCACAAGACTTATAACAAGTTCGTATCTTTTAGTAAGAGATATCACGCTCATGACGAAAGCAATAGTGCAAAAGTTGGAGATAAGGTAATGATTATTGAATCAAGACCTCACTCGAAACTAAAAAAATGGGAACTTTTAAGCGTTCAGAAATAATCTGACTGCGGTAAGTTGTTTAAGCTGATTTAGATGGAGAAAAACCCATGATTCAAATGCAAACAAAGCTTCAGGTAGCAGATAACTCTGGAGCAAAAGAAGTAAAGTGTATCAAAGTTCTTGGCGGTTCAAAAAGAATGTCTGCTGGACTTGGTGACATAATAGTAGTAGCTGTACAGCAAACTCTTCCTGGTGGGAAGATTAAGAAAGGTGACGTTAAAAAAGCGGTTATCGTTCGTACAGCATACCCATTAAGAAGAGAAGATGGATCTTATATCCAATTTGATAATAACAGTGTGGTGATCTTGAACGCAAATAATGAACCTGTAGGTACTCGTA contains these protein-coding regions:
- the rpsQ gene encoding 30S ribosomal protein S17 is translated as MSVDQKKFKRKLEGVVISDKNEKTITVNVVRRFKHKTYNKFVSFSKRYHAHDESNSAKVGDKVMIIESRPHSKLKKWELLSVQK
- the rplP gene encoding 50S ribosomal protein L16 — its product is MLSPKRVKWRKQHKGRMKGAANRGNSITFGEFAIQATTCGYITNRQIEAARIAMTRKIKRGGNVWIKIFPDKSLTRKPAEVRMGKGKGSPDKWVAVIKPGRVLFEISHEDVELSKSALKLAMYKLPVKTRIIKREV
- the rpmC gene encoding 50S ribosomal protein L29; protein product: MQKLNYSELSGMDNKQIDAKVKEIRTDLFNMRMQKAAAGLEKPHAVRIAKGNIARLLTVKNSKGK
- the rplN gene encoding 50S ribosomal protein L14, yielding MIQMQTKLQVADNSGAKEVKCIKVLGGSKRMSAGLGDIIVVAVQQTLPGGKIKKGDVKKAVIVRTAYPLRREDGSYIQFDNNSVVILNANNEPVGTRIFGPVARELRGKNFTKICSLAPEVL
- the rpsS gene encoding 30S ribosomal protein S19 — protein: MARSLKKGPFVDYHLLEKALKIMDEDNKSSKVIKTWSRRSTIVPEFIGLTFAVHNGKKFIPVYVTDNMIGHKLGEFALTRSYFGHGADKKKRK
- the rplB gene encoding 50S ribosomal protein L2; amino-acid sequence: MGIKKFKPTTPSLRRMQVVNSDELTKGVAPEKKLLAPKKSTAGRNNSGRITVRHRGGGVKRRYRVIDFKRNKFEIPAKVQAISYDPNRTCNIALLAYADGEKAYILAPVGLNVGDTVVSSAEADITVGNSKQLKDIPVGTLVHNVELHPGAGGQFARSAGAYVQVMAKEGDSALLRMPSGELRKVKAVCRATIGQVGNLDHEKRNIGKAGRKRKLGFRPTVRGVVMNPVDHPHGGGEGRTSGGRHPVTPWGKPTKGFKTRKNRRTDQFIVKRRK
- the rpsC gene encoding 30S ribosomal protein S3, with amino-acid sequence MGQKVHPYGFRLGYIKGWQSNWYAKDNYAQQLKEDLAIRAYVEKSMKNAAVAKTDISRTSDQVKVTVYTAKPGVAIGKKGAGIEKIRGDLKKLTKGTLIFNIAEVKRPDADSKLIAENIAAQLEKRVAFRRAMKKVMQSAFRAGVKGIRVRTAGRLGGAEMARSEGYSERKVPLHTLRADIDYATAEAHTTYGVIGVKVWVYKGEVYI
- the rplV gene encoding 50S ribosomal protein L22 translates to MAITVKNRKVGIAPRKVRQVCDLVRNKKASEAIKILRFCEKKEIALMLTKLINSGLAIAADSDKYDIDNLVLTQIFTDEGPTLKRIQPRAQGRAFRVRKRSSHVTLELKEA